The region AGGGAAACGGACTGATTTGAAAGAATAAAACTTCAAGGCTTGACCCTTTGTTTAGTTGGATTGTTGTTTGGATTAATAGTGGCATACTCTATGGCCTTCCACCGCGGGTGTAGACTGTCCTGCCGTTAAGGGGCTTCTATGACTGCAGCTATTTATATATGCTTTATTGTGAAATCGGAAATCAGAAAAAgtcttaatattttctttgcgAAATTCAAGACCTACCATATCCGCTTGGCaacaaaaaagttttctttttttcaggACTCCTGTATGAGGGAGTCCTACATAAAAAAGAGACGTCTACATAGGCTTCCAGCTCTGTAAGGTGCAGCACAATTGCAAAGAATACTGAATCATATCGTAGCAGTATATCGGGATACGTTAGTTTCTAACATCGAAGCTTAGTTCTTAAATCTAAGAGAAGCTTACACCAGTcggcataaatattttgacgaaaaaatggattattttttataactttttattaaacataacttaacattaaacattttttttttcatttcatatCTCGTTAATACACACTTCAAaattatataacaaaaaattattaatttaaatataaaaaatatatataaatatataaaatgtatataaatatataaaatatatataaatatataatatatatataaatatataaaatatataatcccCTTCAGTTTGAATAACTTTTTGAAGTCGTTTTGGAACTGAGTCCACTAAAGCTTTGAGGGTATCCGTGGACACATCGTTCCAAAGGGAAGACACTTCGCGAATTGTTTCTTCGTTGCTTTTATGCAAAGAAGCAATTTGCTTCCGCTTTATGAGGGACCACATTTTTTCAATAACATTCAAGGCTGGACTTTGTGGTGGCCAGTCGAGAGTATTGACACCAACATCCTGTACAAATTTGGTGATCATTCTGCTTTTGTGGCATGGGGCATTATCCTGTTGCAGGATAAATGATTCACCGATAAGCTTGTCTCCGGAAGGGAAACAGTTATCATTTAGCACTCTCAAATATTGACCCTGGCGCATCGAGCCTTCAACGGGCACCAAGTCACCCTATCATCAGAAAGAAAATGATCATCCGCTAGTACATGACCAGCAATCTGGCGCCTTGGCATGAGATCACCTTCACAAAGCCTTGGTGTCCACCTTTAACCCTTCTGTTATGTCACACTACACACCGTTATGTTGCTCGATAACCCTTTTTTGTAATTCTTATTGGGTGTTCGCCCATCTTTGAAGATCAGCTGCCAAGCACTCTAATGGAGGTCCTACCAATTTTACCCAAAGACCATTActaaaagttttctttattcAAACCAGAAAGGAAACCTAACTTCGGACATAAACTGACAacttatagatatatataaagataaatgtatgtatatcgACCCAAATAAGAATCATTATCAAAATCATTTCCTATAGTACACATTCTGAAAAAAGTcacaagcttctatcttcaaaaacaatgAATACTCTTTCTTTATATGTACGCGAAATAGGCCTTTCAACCATAAAAATAAGGAGAAGGTCCTTCTTCTTTTTCTGTCTATATAGACATAGCTATAGAAGAAGCTATAGCTTTTCTTCACCTTGCATGGCCTTGGTTTCTCCTGTCGTTATCGCCTAAAACTTTCGGTTTATTCATCGACAGTTTGAGAGCCAGTGACTAAGGCAGTACTGATCTCCAGAGCCCTGAGGTACTGAGACCAGTCAGGTACTGAATCGCTATGGTCATCTGCGACATGATTTCCTAATCAGCCAAAAATGTGGCCAAAATGACAAGAGCGCCTTGATTGTATTGGCACCAGGTGCTGAGGAAATGGAGTTTACCATATCGGCCGATGTCcttcgaagagcaaaggtgagTTCACTGGAAGGACAGTCTGAATGGGGGACTGGGACTTGGCTTAAAGCTAATGCTATTAATGAATAGATCAACGTAACTGTGGCTGGATTGGATACGTGTGAGCCCATCAAGTGTTCCCGGGGAGTTGTCATTGTGCCCGATACTTCTCTGGAGCAGGCAATGGGCCATGGTAACTACGATGTAGTGGTCCTGCCCGGTGGGTTGGCCGGCAACAAGGCCTTGATGGGCTCCAGTGCTGTGGGTGAACTTTTACGCCAGCAGGAGTCCCAGGGCGGACTAATCGCCGCCATATGTGCCGCACCCACTGCTCTGGCCAAGCACGGAATAGCGAAGGGAAAGACCCTGACATCTCACCCAGATATGAGGCGCCAGTTGGAGGAAAAGTATTGGTAAGTCATTCATTTTTAAAGCATTCATAACCCTTTTCTTGTTAGCTACATATACGATCAAAGTGTGGTTCAAGACGGAAACCTAATTACTAGCCGAGGACCTGGAACATCTTTTGATTTCGCCCTGAAGATTGTTGAGGAATTGGCAGGAGTCGAGGTGGCCAAGGATGTTGCCAAACCGATGTTGGTCACTTTTAAGCCGTAATTGAATTATAAGGAATTTCAAAGCATTGcttgtaaaaattattttgatttaatcCACATTAAGGGGTAATAGAACGTCTGTTTGAAAAACAAGGAGGCGCCAAAAGGTCTTTTCGGTTTCTTGAGTTTGGAAGCAGTTTCCTGGGTGTTCATGGGCTTATCCAGCTTGTCCAGATACTCCTTCTATCCTTCTATCTATCCCAATCTGTCCTTGTATCCTTCTACTTGTGGCAGTTGTTATGTGGCAAGTTGTTTGGGTTCTTGGTTAATGAGTCATAGATAGATAAggctttaataaaaaaaacatttatagaAAGTTTGAGAAGTTAAAGAGGAGAGTatcgggtatcatatagtctATAGTAACCTGGACTATTGCCCTCTATTTAAGTTAGATAATTATACATttgcaattttaaaatttttctagaaAATCGGCGTTATATTTCGTCTCCTTGAAAATGAGTTATAGATTGGTTATGCATAAAATGAATTAAGTATGGCCCTATTTAAAAGGGGAGATACTATTTCAAGCTAAAATAAAGATGGATTTATGATGGAGCTGTTCGGATGGAATATTTTAATCTTTGTGATAGCGATGTATTGCAGCAGGCTATGTACACCCAATTATAATTCAAACCAATGTGCTTGCCCTAGCAGATATCGACCTGTTCATCCACTTGAAAGAGGAATATAATCAATGTAATTGATGAACATTaataaacttttgtttttttaataaaaatctgaCCAGCGGTCAAAAGTTTTCTCAAAACATGTCTTGTTCCTGAAAGTACTAATTATTTAATACTAGTACTaaagtatttaattatttttatggcaAGATATAGGATTATAGGCgctataggatttggcatggagactTCTATAATGCCCATGCAGTTCatgtttgtttcaaatttttgccacgcccccttccGGCCGCACAAATTGCAAATTTCTGAAGCGCTTGTACTGCAAAGTTTTTTGAATAACTTTTGATTCCcatttttttctatatttaatttatatctgAAACTTTTTTATATCCTATTAATTAactaatttattaataaaactaatttataTCCCAAATCGGGAGATTTTTAGGGGAgatatatccatatatttacaatttcccatacaaacggggtaaaattttaaacgcttccccacaaaaaaaatgcaacaaaaattgttgcagttactaattttaaaaatacgttTCATTGTAAGGACTTTAGTTCAGGGTAAAGTGGAAAATTATATTTGGTTCTGCATTGATGGTTTGTTAGTTGCAAGCCAAACCATTTCCTATATAAATTAAGGTGTTTTAAAAGTCAACAATGCTTTTAATTCTTGAATTAAGGGAAACGGACTGATTTGAAAGAATGAAACTTCAAGGCTTGACCCTTTGTTTAGTTGTATTGTTGTTTGGATCAATAGTGGAaacgaaaaatattatatgcCATCCTGGATTTCACTTTGATAAGAGCATGAACTGTGTTCCTGAttctaaataaaattcaaagttATAATTTTTCAGTTTCAAGAGACTTGAAATGAATCGAATCAGTTTAATATTCGATTGGACATATTTGGAGAAATAAAGTTCATTGTTGTTTCCAACCTGAGAAGTGTGGCTTTTATTAAATGGTAATGGTTATGAATTTTAGGTATTAATTATTTTGGGCGCTTAAtgtcaaataaattaataatgatCGAGTTATAATGATTTAATGCAGTAAATTATAGTTTCTTCATTTCAAATCAAAgtaaacttttttaaagaatacaCAATTTCTTTGGATTTATCAATATTaacattaaaaatacaaattaatagTAGTTTGTAACTAACTCTTAGTTTCAGTGCACAGTTTTCAAAAAAGGAAGCTCAGATGACGTCCCGGACAATAAAAAGggtataagatttttttttcttcgagATGTTGCCAGAATTTCAATAAGcataataaatttcaaataaacgTTTCATAGTAAGGATCTTATTCCAGGGTAAAgtgaaaaattatatttggTTCTGTATGATGGTTTGTTAGTTAGAAGCCAAACCATTTTCTGAATTAAGGGAAACGGACTGATTTGAAAGAATAAAACTTCAAGGCTTGACCCTTTGTTTAGTTGGATTGTTGTTTGGATTAATAGTGGCATACTCTATGGCCTTCCACCGCGGGTGTAGACTGTCCTGCCGTTAAGGGGCTTCTATGACTGCAGCTATTTATATATGCTTTATTGTGAAATCGGAAATCAGAAAAAgtcttaatattttctttgcgAAATTCAAGACCTACCATATCCGCTTGGCaacaaaaaagttttctttttttcaggACTCCTGTATGAGGGAGTCCTACATAAAAAAGAGACGTCTACATAGGCTTCCAGCTCTGTAAGGTGCAGCACAATTGCAAAGAATACTGAATCATATCGTAGCAGTATATCGGGATACGTTAGTTTCTAACATCGAAGCTTAGTTCTTAAATCTAAGAGAAGCTTACACCAGTcggcataaatattttgacgaaaaaatggattattttttataactttttattaaacataacttaacattaaacattttttttttcatttcatatCTCGTTAATACACACTTCAAaattatataacaaataattattaatttaaatataaaaaatatatataaatatataaaatgtatataaatatataaaatatatataaatatataatatatatataaatatataaaatatataatcccCTTCAGTTTGAATAACTTTTTGAAGTCGTTTTGGAACTGAGTCCACTAAAGCTTTGAGGGTATCCGTGGACACATCGTTCCAAAGGGAAGACACTTCGCGAATTGTTTCTTCGTTGCTTTTATGCAAAGAAGCAATTTGCTTCCGCTTTATGAGGGACCACATTTTTTCAATAACATTCAAGGCTGGACTTTGTGGTGGCCAGTCGAGAGTATTGACACCAACATCCTGTACAAATTTGGTGATCATTCTGCTTTTGTGGCATGGGGCATTATCCTGTTGCAGGATAAATGATTCACCGATAAGCTTGTCTCCGGAAGGGAAACAGTTATCATTTAGCACTCTCAAATATTGACCCTGGCGCATCGAGCCTTCAACG is a window of Drosophila bipectinata strain 14024-0381.07 chromosome 2R, DbipHiC1v2, whole genome shotgun sequence DNA encoding:
- the LOC108131966 gene encoding protein DJ-1alpha-like; this translates as MEFTISADVLRRAKINVTVAGLDTCEPIKCSRGVVIVPDTSLEQAMGHGNYDVVVLPGGLAGNKALMGSSAVGELLRQQESQGGLIAAICAAPTALAKHGIAKGKTLTSHPDMRRQLEEKYCYIYDQSVVQDGNLITSRGPGTSFDFALKIVEELAGVEVAKDVAKPMLVTFKP